The following proteins are co-located in the Silene latifolia isolate original U9 population chromosome 1, ASM4854445v1, whole genome shotgun sequence genome:
- the LOC141601595 gene encoding uncharacterized protein LOC141601595 — MATSSTPSTTSLGKDSWLRSVMDKCILKDDGSNFLEWESNIKSAALSDNVLTYLTDAPPIEPGARASSAVRTAYDDYVRMLNDIKNVLIWSISPKLKLSCISLNAYEIFTRMITMFSQTPKVRQYDAAARFFEAKLERGQKVGPHVLKMVEYVDILERLGCKIPKTLVVDRILHSLPTKFAHFRVNYNMNDMDKSYHEIHALLTQAERDMEATGSEKGDVLTMKLKNMSLGVKKGKGKEKSQFKKSSKKIDKGKGKAVENGNPKAKSVKLSEAECFHCNGKGHYRRSCPKYLEDLKEGLVTPIGYKGHVSTSKR; from the exons atggcaacttcatcaactccatcgactacttcactaggaaaagattcatggctaaggtccgtaatggacaaatgtattttaaaagatgacggtagtaactttcttgaatgggaatccaacatcaaaagtgccgcgttgtccgacaatgtgctcacttacttgaccgatgctcctcctatcgagcccggtgcaagagcttcatcggcggtgcggaccgcctatgatgactatgtgaggatgttgaatgatatcaagaatgtgttgatatggtcaatatcgccaaagctcaagctttcatgcatttctttaaatgcttacgagatattcactcgtatgatcactatgttttcacaaacaccaaaagtccgtcaatacgatgcggcggcacgcttctttgaagctaagcttgagaggggccaaaaggttggtccccatgtccttaaaatggtcgaatatgttgacatcctagagcgtctagggtgtaagattcctaagactcttgtggtggatcgtatccttcactcactccccaccaagtttgcccactttagggtaaactacaatatgaatgacatggataagagttaccatgaaattcatgcactcctcacccaagcggagagggatatggaggcaactgggagtgaaaagggagatgttttaaccatgaagttaaagaacatgtctcttggagtcaagaaaggaaagggaaaagaaaagtcccaattcaagaaatcatcaaagaaaattgacaagggaaaggggaaggccgttgagaatggcaatcccaaggcaaaaagtgtcaagctctccgaggccgaatgtttccattgtaatgggaaggggcattataggaggagttgtcccaaatacttggaggatctcaaggaagggcttgtgacgcctattg ggtataagggacatgtaagcactagcaaaaggtga